In Sideroxyarcus emersonii, one DNA window encodes the following:
- the hypA gene encoding hydrogenase maturation nickel metallochaperone HypA yields MHEMSLAEGVLQIIEDAAHAQNFSRVRTVWLEIGQLAGVEVEAMRFCFDAVVRDSVAQDAKLEIIETPGQAWCLQCAETVQVQALYDTCPNCGSHQLQVTGGNEMRVKELDVE; encoded by the coding sequence ATGCATGAGATGTCGCTGGCGGAAGGGGTGCTGCAGATCATCGAGGATGCAGCGCACGCGCAAAACTTCAGCCGCGTCAGGACGGTATGGCTGGAGATCGGACAGCTGGCGGGCGTGGAGGTCGAGGCGATGCGCTTCTGTTTCGATGCAGTGGTGCGCGACAGCGTCGCCCAGGATGCGAAGCTGGAGATCATCGAGACCCCGGGGCAGGCCTGGTGCCTGCAGTGTGCGGAAACCGTCCAAGTGCAGGCGCTGTACGACACCTGCCCGAACTGCGGCAGCCATCAGTTGCAGGTGACCGGCGGCAACGAGATGCGGGTCAAGGAACTCGACGTGGAATAG